The sequence TTCGCTTATGAAGAGTCTTTATCTGAAACAGTTCCCGTTTTCCGTTTCTTTGATGCAGAAGGGGGTGGACACTTCTATACCTCCTTTACCGATGAAAGCAACTTTATCCAAGAAAATTTACCTGACTATGACTTTGAAGGCACTGCTTTCTTTGCCAATCCAGTCAGCGAAGCAGAAGTGGTTTAATTGCATTTGCTCAAACCGCTTAATTGTGAGCCTTTTGTCTCAAACAAATTAACATAAAGCACAAAGCCCAATTTTCCTCCCTCAGTCGAGGGGGGATTTTTTTGACGCGGGTAAAGGTTAAAATTGGAAAGAAGAATAATTTCTGCTTCCGTGCAACTCTAGTTGTGAATGATTGACCAAATTTTAGATTTTTCCCCGAATGTTGGGGTTGAAACCCCCATCTTATTAGTTGTTTTAGTGGCGCTGGAGGCAGTTTTATCCGCAGATAATGCCATTGCCTTAGCAGCGATCGCGCAAGGATTAGAAGGACATAAATTACAACGGCAAGCCCTCAATTTCGGCTTAGTGGCAGCGTACATTTTACGGATGACCCTGATTTTTACGGCCACTTGGGTGATCCAGTTTTGGCAGTTTGAACTCCTTGGGGCTGCTTATCTCCTGTGGCTTGTCTTCAGCTATTTCACCTCAGATGAAGAAGACAACAGTCATCACCACCATGGTCCAAAGTTTAAGTCCTTTTGGCAAGCAATTCCGATGATTGCCTTAACTGATTTAGCTTTTTCCTTGGATAGTGTGACCACCGCGATCGCGATTTCAGAAAAAACTTGGCTCATTATTACAGGGGGAACCATTGGTGTGATTACGTTGCGCTTCCTTGCTGGATTATTTATCCGTTGGTTAGACGAATATGTCCATCTGGAAGATGCGGGTTACATCACAGTGGGGTTTGTCGGTTTACGACTGTTGCTGCGTGTGGTTGCTCCCAGTTTTGTTCCTCCGCAATGGTTGTTAATTGCTGCTGTCGCGATCGTCTTTGTTTGGGGATTTTCGGAAAAGAAACCCCAGAAATAGTCAACCTAAAGTAATTAATAAAACACCCACTACCATTACGGTTGCACCAGCAGCCCGCTCCCGCAAGCCTTTTTCCTTAAAAATCAAATGTCCCCAAAACACACTCAGCAAGGCACTCATCCGTTTAATCGAAATGACGTGAGCCACAAGCGTTAAACTAATGGCTTGCATCTGACAAAGTACCACTAAACCTTGTAGAAAACCGATGGGAACTAGGGTGGGTAAGTGACGAACCACCTGCTGAAGACTATTTCGAGATTTATACAACATAATGGGCAACATTCCTGCAGCAATGTAACTATAGTTGGCAATTGCCCAAAATGTTGGTGAAGAATTTCGTACTCCCACTTTATCAACCGTTGAACTTAAACTCCAAATAAACGCAACCAATAACATCAGTTGTGACCCTTTTTCTTTTAGTAAGGATTGAAAGGGAGCAAAATAACTTTTCTGCTTTTGTTTTAAGTTGAGAACATAAGAACCAGTAACAATAAAAATAATGCCAACAGCGTCGATCGCGCTCGGTTTTTCTCCCACAATCAGAGGAGATGTAATCAATAAAAATAAAGGAGTAAACGTCACTAAAGGCACAGCTAAAGACAAATCAGCGAGTTTTAACGCTCGAATATAAAGCAGCATCGAAACCACATTAAAACTTCCCCCAGCCACAAGAGCAAAGATAAAGTTATCTCCCAGTTCTGGCACTTCAATAATTGCTAATAAAGGAAGCATTAAAGGGAGGGTGAAAAAGATCATCGACCAAGCAACAACATATTCATCTAATCGCTTTAAACCCTGTTTACTCGCCACATCTTTTGCCGATTCAAAAAACGCTGTTGACACTGCAAAAATAATCCAAATCATTTTTTATTATTTGTTCTTTGTTCTTTGTTCAGTGATTCGTCTGGCTGTGGGGTTTTGAAAATTGTAATCAAACAGAAAAAATAATCTGAAATATTTTAACCGCTCTAGACTTGACAAATGCCCCTTAATCTTGTCAAATTCCAAAAAACAACAAATGAGGAAAGACAAAGCCAATGAAACGGAGACAATTGATTAAAAATAGCGCGATCGCGCTGGGAAGTACCAGTGCCCTTGCTGCTTGTTCTCAAGCCACCAATTCTTCTTCTAATACTGACACTAGCACTCTACCCCAAGTGCGTTGGCGGATGGCAACCAGTTGGCCCAATTCTCTCGATACCATTTATGGAGGCGCAACGAGGCTTGCTGACCGTGTTTCGGCAATGACTAACGGACGTTTTACGATTGAACCCTATGCTGCTGGAGAAATTGTCCCCGCCCTACAAGTGTTAGATACCGTGCAAGCGGGAACAGTGGAATGTGGTCATAGTGCCAGTTACTATTACATCGGCAAAAATCCCGCCCTTGCCTTTGGCACAACCGTCCCCTTTGGTTTAACCGCCCAACAACAAAATGCCTGGCTTTATCATGGCGGTGGCTTAGAAGCCATGCAAAAACTCTATGCTGATTTTAATGTCATTAACTTCCCGGCGGGGAATACTGGGGCGCAAATGGGGGGTTGGTTTAACAAAGAAATCAAGACAGCGAGTGACCTCAATGGCTTAAAAATGCGTATTCCTGGTTTAGGAGGAAAAGTAATGTCTCGCTTAGGG comes from Halothece sp. PCC 7418 and encodes:
- a CDS encoding TRAP transporter substrate-binding protein is translated as MKRRQLIKNSAIALGSTSALAACSQATNSSSNTDTSTLPQVRWRMATSWPNSLDTIYGGATRLADRVSAMTNGRFTIEPYAAGEIVPALQVLDTVQAGTVECGHSASYYYIGKNPALAFGTTVPFGLTAQQQNAWLYHGGGLEAMQKLYADFNVINFPAGNTGAQMGGWFNKEIKTASDLNGLKMRIPGLGGKVMSRLGVNVQVIGGGEIFLALERGVIDAAEFVGPYDDEKLGLQKAAPFYYYPGWWEPGAMLEVQVNRSAWDQLPKEYQEIFKTAAMESNLNMLAKYDALNGAALQRLIQGGTKLRTYSPEIMQAAQKAAFELYEENASQDATFKEVYEQWKQFRDQVSQWNQVNELSFARFINESSG
- a CDS encoding EamA family transporter is translated as MIWIIFAVSTAFFESAKDVASKQGLKRLDEYVVAWSMIFFTLPLMLPLLAIIEVPELGDNFIFALVAGGSFNVVSMLLYIRALKLADLSLAVPLVTFTPLFLLITSPLIVGEKPSAIDAVGIIFIVTGSYVLNLKQKQKSYFAPFQSLLKEKGSQLMLLVAFIWSLSSTVDKVGVRNSSPTFWAIANYSYIAAGMLPIMLYKSRNSLQQVVRHLPTLVPIGFLQGLVVLCQMQAISLTLVAHVISIKRMSALLSVFWGHLIFKEKGLRERAAGATVMVVGVLLITLG
- a CDS encoding TerC family protein, coding for MIDQILDFSPNVGVETPILLVVLVALEAVLSADNAIALAAIAQGLEGHKLQRQALNFGLVAAYILRMTLIFTATWVIQFWQFELLGAAYLLWLVFSYFTSDEEDNSHHHHGPKFKSFWQAIPMIALTDLAFSLDSVTTAIAISEKTWLIITGGTIGVITLRFLAGLFIRWLDEYVHLEDAGYITVGFVGLRLLLRVVAPSFVPPQWLLIAAVAIVFVWGFSEKKPQK